A genomic window from Candidatus Andeanibacterium colombiense includes:
- the grxD gene encoding Grx4 family monothiol glutaredoxin, with protein MSDTNARLTQIVNSNDVVLFMKGTPLFPQCGFSSRAVAILDRLGVAYDSVDVLQDMEVRQGIKAFSDWPTIPQLYVKGEFVGGSDIMMEMFEAGELEELMNEAAVAKAS; from the coding sequence ATGTCCGATACCAATGCCCGCCTGACCCAGATCGTCAATTCGAACGACGTCGTCCTGTTCATGAAGGGCACGCCGCTGTTTCCGCAATGCGGCTTCTCCAGCCGCGCGGTCGCGATCCTCGACCGCCTCGGCGTTGCCTACGACAGCGTCGACGTGCTGCAGGACATGGAAGTGCGCCAGGGCATCAAGGCGTTCTCCGACTGGCCGACGATCCCGCAGCTCTATGTGAAGGGCGAATTCGTCGGCGGCAGCGACATCATGATGGAGATGTTCGAGGCCGGCGAGCTGGAAGAGCTGATGAACGAGGCGGCAGTCGCCAAGGCGAGCTGA
- a CDS encoding BolA family transcriptional regulator gives MAMAARDIEAMIKSALPDAVVEITDLAGDGDHYAARVTSPSFAGKNRIQQHKLVYAALGGEMGGALHALQLTTAVPN, from the coding sequence ATGGCGATGGCGGCCCGGGATATCGAGGCGATGATCAAGTCCGCCCTGCCGGATGCGGTGGTCGAGATTACCGACCTGGCGGGCGACGGCGACCATTACGCGGCACGCGTCACCTCGCCCTCGTTCGCGGGCAAGAACCGCATCCAGCAGCACAAGCTGGTCTATGCGGCGCTCGGCGGCGAGATGGGCGGCGCGCTCCATGCCTTGCAACTGACCACTGCCGTTCCCAATTGA
- a CDS encoding DUF1476 domain-containing protein, translating into MTVFDDRERGEEMKFAMDEEASFRVTARTNKLLGQWAAEKMGLTAEETDSYAKAVVQADFEEAGHEDVIRKVLGDLTSAGVEIDEAGVRTALEQKSVEARRQLMGGV; encoded by the coding sequence ATGACCGTATTCGACGACCGCGAACGCGGCGAGGAAATGAAATTCGCAATGGACGAGGAAGCCTCGTTCCGGGTGACCGCGCGCACCAACAAATTGCTCGGCCAGTGGGCCGCCGAAAAAATGGGCCTGACCGCGGAAGAAACCGACTCCTATGCCAAGGCAGTCGTGCAGGCGGACTTCGAGGAAGCCGGCCATGAGGACGTGATCCGCAAGGTGCTGGGCGATCTGACCAGCGCCGGCGTCGAGATCGACGAGGCCGGTGTGCGCACCGCGCTCGAGCAGAAATCGGTCGAGGCCCGCCGCCAGTTGATGGGCGGAGTCTGA
- the leuD gene encoding 3-isopropylmalate dehydratase small subunit codes for MDAVDTVEGRAYPFGMKNVDTDIIIPAHWLKTITRDGLGHGAFEALRKDPDNVFDRAEFAGAPIIVAGDNFGCGSSREHAAWALIDMGVKAVIAPSFSDIFSGNAFKNGILTVVLPQEAIDRLMEVAETDPIAIDLDQQTVTTPFQDRFSFEIDPFRKHCLLEGLDEVGLTLARGDAIGAYEQRQAHDLPWFAKGTDLAA; via the coding sequence ATGGACGCGGTCGATACGGTCGAAGGGCGCGCCTATCCGTTCGGGATGAAGAATGTCGATACCGACATCATCATCCCTGCGCACTGGCTCAAGACCATCACCCGCGACGGGCTGGGCCACGGCGCCTTCGAAGCGCTGCGCAAGGATCCGGACAATGTGTTCGACCGCGCGGAATTCGCCGGGGCGCCGATCATCGTCGCGGGCGACAATTTCGGCTGCGGATCGAGCCGCGAGCATGCGGCCTGGGCGCTGATCGACATGGGCGTGAAAGCGGTGATCGCGCCGAGCTTCTCCGACATCTTCTCGGGCAATGCGTTCAAGAACGGCATTCTCACCGTGGTGCTGCCGCAGGAAGCGATCGACCGGCTGATGGAAGTCGCCGAGACCGATCCGATCGCGATCGACCTCGATCAGCAGACCGTGACCACGCCGTTCCAGGATCGCTTCAGCTTCGAGATCGACCCGTTCCGCAAGCACTGCCTGCTCGAAGGGCTCGACGAGGTCGGCCTGACTCTCGCCCGCGGCGACGCGATCGGGGCCTATGAACAGCGCCAGGCGCACGATCTGCCGTGGTTCGCCAAGGGCACCGACCTTGCTGCGTGA
- a CDS encoding isopropylmalate isomerase, with protein MTKKKNNAAKAAIAGAAIGSAAVAAALLYATTRKKKPPVQNTAVPSGEPPETD; from the coding sequence ATGACCAAGAAGAAGAACAACGCCGCCAAGGCCGCTATCGCCGGAGCCGCGATCGGATCGGCCGCGGTCGCCGCCGCGCTGCTCTATGCGACCACGCGCAAGAAGAAGCCCCCGGTGCAGAACACCGCGGTGCCTTCGGGCGAACCGCCGGAGACCGACTGA
- a CDS encoding DNA-deoxyinosine glycosylase, with protein MLGTLPGEESLRLQRYYAHPRNLFWHLIGTAIGRDIASLDYEQRVAALREARIGLWDTIASAERKGSLDTAIKAIAHNPLAELVASLPELRAVAFNGAKAAGIGRKLLAGSKVELVALPSSSPAHAAMRLADKEAVWRELGKFLG; from the coding sequence GTGCTCGGCACATTGCCCGGCGAGGAATCGCTGCGGCTGCAGCGCTATTACGCCCATCCGCGCAACCTGTTCTGGCACCTGATCGGGACCGCGATCGGCCGAGACATCGCGTCGCTCGATTACGAACAGCGGGTCGCGGCCTTGCGCGAGGCGCGTATCGGCCTGTGGGACACGATTGCTTCGGCCGAGCGCAAGGGCAGCCTCGACACCGCGATCAAGGCGATCGCGCACAACCCGCTCGCCGAACTGGTCGCGAGCCTGCCGGAACTGCGCGCGGTCGCGTTCAACGGGGCGAAGGCCGCCGGGATCGGCCGCAAACTGCTCGCGGGCAGCAAGGTGGAGTTGGTCGCCCTGCCCTCCTCCAGCCCGGCCCACGCCGCGATGAGGCTGGCCGATAAAGAAGCGGTTTGGCGCGAACTAGGCAAATTCTTAGGCTGA
- a CDS encoding PIN domain-containing protein, protein MLHAMLDTNLCIRVLRDRPADIRKRFAAEAGQLAISTIVLHELHAGVLRSPDPERHLSQLEDFVPRLTVLDFDDLAALHAADIKAELLKRGNVIGPNDLLIAGHARSLGVKLITGNLREFQRVDGLRCEDWL, encoded by the coding sequence ATGCTCCATGCAATGCTGGATACGAATCTTTGCATCCGTGTTCTTCGTGATCGGCCGGCCGATATCCGCAAACGATTTGCCGCCGAAGCCGGTCAGCTCGCCATCTCGACGATCGTGTTGCACGAGCTTCATGCCGGGGTTTTGCGTTCGCCCGATCCGGAACGCCACCTCTCGCAGCTCGAAGATTTTGTTCCCCGCCTGACCGTGCTGGATTTCGACGATCTTGCCGCCCTTCACGCGGCCGACATCAAGGCCGAGCTACTCAAGCGGGGCAATGTCATCGGTCCCAACGATCTCCTGATCGCCGGCCATGCCCGCAGTCTCGGCGTCAAACTCATCACCGGCAATCTGCGCGAATTCCAGCGCGTCGATGGCTTGCGCTGCGAGGACTGGCTGTAG
- the vapB gene encoding type II toxin-antitoxin system VapB family antitoxin yields MNAPSHLPQRKVASVFKSNRSQAVRIPKELAFPEGVKEVYVIRKGKKLEIVPVDALWDDFFDQGPCPDFPERLPQGEYEERESF; encoded by the coding sequence GTGAACGCACCTTCGCACCTCCCTCAGCGCAAAGTGGCTTCGGTATTCAAATCGAACCGTAGCCAGGCTGTGCGGATTCCGAAGGAGCTTGCCTTTCCCGAAGGGGTGAAGGAGGTCTATGTCATCCGCAAGGGCAAGAAGCTGGAGATCGTGCCGGTCGATGCCCTGTGGGACGATTTTTTCGATCAGGGGCCTTGCCCTGATTTCCCTGAGCGGCTGCCGCAAGGCGAGTATGAGGAACGCGAGAGCTTTTGA
- the leuC gene encoding 3-isopropylmalate dehydratase large subunit: MSSRPRTLYEKIWDAHEVERREDGTSILYIDRHLVHEVTSPQAFEALRIAGRPVRRPDLTLAVPDHNLPTTARLDAAGKRIPIADAESAQQLAALEFNAPAFGVRYIGPTDINQGIVHVVGPETGFSLPGATIVCGDSHTSCHGGLGALAFGIGTSEVEHVLATQTLLLKQSKTMEVRVEGELLPGVTAKDLVLHIIGVIGTAGGTGHVIEFRGQAFEDMSIESRLTVCNMSIEGGARAGLIAPDETTFAYVKGREYAPKGAEWDAAVAYWKTLRTDAGASFDKSVVIDASTVQPTVTWGTSPEDVVAIGGVVPAPESFADPSKQKAAQASLDYMGLEPGQKMTEVEVQNIFIGSCTNSRIEDLRAAAAVLKGRRKADNIKWAIVVPGSGLVKKQAEEEGLDRVFIDAGLEWREPGCSACLGMNPDKVPPGERSASTSNRNFVGRQGPGARTHLVSPAMAAAAAVTGRLTDVRELTD, from the coding sequence ATGTCCAGCCGACCCCGCACCCTTTACGAAAAGATCTGGGACGCCCACGAAGTGGAGCGCCGTGAAGACGGCACCAGCATCCTCTATATCGACCGCCACCTCGTCCATGAGGTGACCAGCCCGCAGGCCTTCGAGGCGCTCCGCATCGCCGGGCGCCCGGTGCGCCGGCCGGATTTGACGCTGGCGGTGCCCGATCACAATTTGCCGACCACCGCGCGCCTCGACGCGGCCGGCAAGCGCATCCCGATCGCCGACGCCGAAAGCGCGCAGCAGCTCGCCGCGCTGGAGTTCAACGCTCCGGCCTTCGGCGTGCGCTACATCGGCCCGACCGACATCAACCAGGGCATCGTCCACGTGGTCGGCCCCGAGACCGGGTTCTCGCTCCCGGGCGCGACGATCGTCTGCGGCGACAGCCATACCTCGTGCCACGGCGGCCTCGGCGCGCTGGCCTTCGGGATCGGCACCAGCGAGGTCGAGCATGTGCTCGCGACCCAGACGCTGCTGCTCAAGCAGTCGAAGACGATGGAAGTGCGGGTCGAGGGCGAATTGCTCCCCGGCGTCACCGCCAAGGACCTCGTGCTCCACATCATCGGCGTGATCGGCACTGCCGGCGGCACCGGCCATGTGATCGAGTTCCGCGGCCAGGCATTCGAGGACATGAGCATCGAAAGCCGGCTGACCGTGTGCAACATGTCGATCGAAGGCGGCGCCCGCGCCGGCCTGATCGCGCCGGACGAAACCACCTTCGCCTATGTGAAGGGGCGCGAATACGCGCCCAAGGGCGCGGAATGGGACGCGGCGGTCGCCTATTGGAAGACGCTGCGCACCGATGCCGGCGCCAGCTTCGACAAGAGCGTGGTGATCGACGCTTCGACCGTGCAGCCGACCGTCACCTGGGGCACCAGCCCGGAAGACGTGGTCGCGATCGGCGGCGTGGTGCCCGCGCCCGAAAGCTTCGCCGATCCGTCGAAGCAGAAGGCCGCGCAGGCGAGCCTCGACTACATGGGGCTCGAGCCCGGCCAGAAGATGACCGAGGTCGAGGTCCAGAACATCTTCATCGGCAGCTGCACCAACAGCCGGATCGAGGATCTGCGCGCTGCCGCGGCGGTGCTCAAGGGCCGCCGCAAGGCCGACAACATCAAATGGGCGATCGTCGTCCCCGGCTCCGGGCTGGTCAAGAAGCAGGCCGAGGAAGAGGGGCTGGACAGGGTTTTCATCGACGCCGGCCTCGAATGGCGCGAGCCGGGCTGTTCGGCCTGCCTGGGCATGAACCCCGACAAGGTCCCCCCGGGCGAGCGCAGCGCCTCGACCAGCAACCGCAACTTCGTCGGCCGCCAGGGCCCGGGCGCGCGCACGCATCTGGTGTCGCCCGCGATGGCGGCGGCGGCGGCGGTGACCGGGCGGCTGACGGATGTGCGGGAGCTTACCGACTAG
- a CDS encoding thioesterase family protein — protein MSAKPHSFPITILPSDIDFMGHVNNARYLAWVQDAVLSHWRKLAPAETAASRLWVALKHEITYRKPAFLDDDVIARTVLDHVQGARAFYDTVIERGGEVLAEVKSCWCCVDADTLRPARIGEELRRFFFPDGD, from the coding sequence ATGTCAGCTAAGCCCCACAGCTTCCCGATCACGATCCTGCCCAGCGATATCGATTTCATGGGCCACGTGAACAATGCCCGCTATCTCGCCTGGGTGCAGGATGCGGTGCTGTCGCATTGGCGCAAGCTGGCGCCGGCGGAAACCGCGGCCTCGCGCCTGTGGGTCGCGCTCAAGCACGAGATCACCTATCGCAAGCCCGCCTTCCTCGACGACGATGTGATCGCCCGCACCGTGCTGGACCATGTCCAGGGAGCGCGCGCCTTCTACGATACGGTGATCGAGCGCGGCGGCGAAGTGCTGGCCGAGGTGAAGTCGTGCTGGTGCTGCGTCGATGCGGATACACTGCGTCCGGCGCGGATCGGCGAGGAATTGCGGCGGTTCTTTTTCCCTGACGGCGATTGA
- a CDS encoding sterol desaturase family protein, with amino-acid sequence MNVLVPLSIVLAAAAAMEWIAWASHKYIMHGFGWAWHRDHHEPHDNLLEKNDLFALVGAAMSIAMFAAGSPLVLGGKAWWPGTWIGTGILVYGIVYTLVHDGLVHQRWFRYVPRGGYLKRLVQAHHLHHATASKEGGVSFGFVIAGEPAALKAELKRQREAGIAVLREGAGA; translated from the coding sequence ATGAACGTGCTTGTCCCCCTGTCTATCGTCCTTGCCGCCGCGGCGGCGATGGAATGGATCGCGTGGGCGAGCCACAAATACATCATGCACGGCTTCGGCTGGGCCTGGCACCGCGACCATCACGAGCCGCATGACAATCTGCTTGAGAAGAACGATCTGTTCGCGCTGGTCGGCGCGGCGATGAGCATCGCGATGTTCGCGGCCGGCAGCCCGCTGGTGCTGGGCGGCAAAGCCTGGTGGCCGGGCACCTGGATCGGGACCGGGATCCTCGTTTACGGGATCGTCTATACGCTGGTGCACGACGGCCTCGTCCACCAGCGCTGGTTTCGCTACGTCCCGCGGGGCGGCTATCTCAAACGGCTGGTGCAGGCGCACCACCTCCACCACGCGACCGCCAGCAAGGAAGGCGGGGTCAGCTTCGGTTTCGTGATCGCCGGCGAACCCGCCGCGCTCAAGGCCGAGCTGAAGCGCCAGCGCGAGGCGGGGATCGCCGTGCTGCGGGAAGGTGCGGGCGCTTAG
- a CDS encoding SufE family protein: MRTLQDIQEEYEFLEGDERYRLLIELGRELEPMPEALKTDATLVRGCSAAVWVYPMREGGRLHFLADSNAAITKGIVALVLSAVQDRPAAEVAALDITAALAPFDLRNQLSSNRTQGVPNMIALVQEHAARIAAAGQ, translated from the coding sequence ATGCGAACCCTCCAGGACATCCAGGAAGAATACGAATTCCTCGAAGGCGACGAACGCTATCGGCTGCTGATCGAGCTCGGCCGCGAGCTGGAGCCGATGCCCGAGGCGCTCAAGACCGACGCCACGCTGGTGCGCGGCTGCTCGGCGGCGGTGTGGGTCTATCCGATGCGTGAAGGCGGCCGGCTCCATTTCCTCGCCGACAGCAATGCCGCGATCACCAAGGGCATCGTCGCGCTGGTGCTGAGCGCGGTGCAGGACCGGCCGGCCGCGGAAGTCGCGGCGCTGGACATCACCGCCGCGCTCGCGCCGTTCGATCTCAGAAACCAGCTCAGCTCGAACCGCACCCAGGGCGTGCCGAACATGATCGCGCTGGTGCAGGAACATGCGGCGCGGATCGCGGCCGCCGGCCAATAA
- the pspC gene encoding envelope stress response membrane protein PspC yields MNSPRTTLYRDKQNGKLMGVCSGIADYTGVSVGWVRLGALVLIGMTGGWIIPLYFGAGFILNKKPVGLYEDRAEQKYWQQVRQSPKRTAREIRARFRDIDHRLAEVENYYVSNNARLSAEIERLR; encoded by the coding sequence GTGAACAGCCCGCGCACCACGCTCTACCGCGACAAGCAGAATGGCAAGCTCATGGGCGTCTGCTCCGGGATCGCCGACTATACCGGCGTCAGCGTCGGTTGGGTCCGGCTCGGCGCACTGGTCCTGATCGGGATGACCGGAGGCTGGATCATCCCGCTGTACTTCGGTGCGGGGTTCATCCTCAACAAGAAGCCGGTCGGGCTCTACGAAGACCGCGCCGAGCAGAAATACTGGCAGCAGGTCCGCCAGAGCCCGAAGCGCACCGCGCGCGAGATCCGCGCCCGCTTCCGCGACATCGACCACCGCCTGGCCGAGGTCGAGAATTACTACGTGAGCAACAACGCCCGGCTGTCGGCCGAGATCGAGCGGCTGCGCTGA
- the pspB gene encoding envelope stress response membrane protein PspB, with translation MDEAVIIIPAIFLGLPWIIFHYITKWKTAATLTTDDESLLEELYQLAKRLDERMDTVERLVASDNPDFNPARLIPDLETDNQKLRELDRMMALKGGKK, from the coding sequence GTGGATGAAGCCGTCATCATTATCCCGGCGATCTTTCTCGGTCTGCCGTGGATCATCTTCCACTACATCACCAAGTGGAAGACCGCCGCGACGCTGACCACCGACGACGAATCGCTGCTGGAGGAACTCTACCAGCTCGCCAAGCGGCTCGATGAGCGGATGGACACGGTCGAGCGGCTGGTCGCTTCGGACAACCCGGACTTCAACCCGGCGCGCCTGATCCCGGATCTCGAAACCGACAATCAGAAATTGCGCGAACTCGACCGCATGATGGCTCTCAAGGGAGGAAAGAAGTGA
- the pspA gene encoding phage shock protein PspA translates to MRQSPTPTRNANMAGVPWMGIFSRTRDIIAANFNELLDQADDPTKMIRMIILEMEETLVEVRASAARTIADQKEMHRHTVKLDRLQADWADKAQLALSKDREDLARAALVEKKKAGDMTDQLKAEIAVLDDALRAYEDDIQKLQTRLREARSRQTQIAARLESAENRVKLRTLLSTERVDDALARFDQLERRVDYAEGRADALSIAQGGPPSLAEEIAALEGSDKIDAELEEMKRALGMGGQDSNKGE, encoded by the coding sequence TTGCGGCAGAGCCCCACACCGACCCGTAATGCAAATATGGCAGGAGTCCCCTGGATGGGCATTTTCTCGCGGACCCGCGACATTATCGCGGCGAACTTCAACGAGCTTCTCGACCAGGCGGACGATCCGACCAAGATGATCCGCATGATCATCCTCGAGATGGAAGAGACGCTGGTGGAAGTCCGCGCGAGCGCGGCGCGCACTATCGCCGACCAGAAGGAGATGCACCGCCACACGGTCAAGCTCGACCGGCTGCAGGCCGACTGGGCGGACAAGGCCCAGCTCGCACTGAGCAAGGACCGCGAGGATCTGGCCCGGGCGGCGCTGGTCGAGAAGAAGAAAGCCGGCGACATGACCGACCAGCTCAAGGCGGAGATCGCGGTGCTCGACGATGCGCTGCGCGCCTATGAGGACGACATCCAGAAACTGCAGACCCGCCTGCGCGAGGCTCGCAGCCGCCAGACCCAGATCGCCGCGCGGCTCGAAAGCGCCGAGAACCGGGTCAAATTGCGCACGCTGCTCTCGACCGAGCGGGTCGACGATGCGCTGGCGCGGTTCGACCAGCTCGAACGCCGGGTCGATTATGCCGAGGGCCGCGCCGACGCGCTGAGCATCGCGCAGGGCGGCCCGCCGAGCCTGGCGGAAGAGATCGCCGCGCTGGAAGGCTCGGACAAGATCGACGCCGAACTGGAAGAAATGAAGCGCGCCCTGGGGATGGGCGGCCAAGACTCGAACAAGGGGGAATAA
- the pspF gene encoding phage shock protein operon transcriptional activator: MERDNQFIGQSGAFLDAVERASRAAPMRRPVLVIGERGTGKELIAERLHRLSTRWDEPLVTMNCAALPETLIEAELFGHEAGAFTGATKAREGRFEEADKGTLFLDELATLSMGAQERLLRAVEYGEVTRIGSSRPIRVDVRIVAATNEDLPRLAAEGRFRLDLLDRLSFEVITLPPLRVREGDIAVLADYFGRRMAAELGWPAWPGYSEHIQHGLENHPWPGNVRELRNVVERAVYRWDDWSEPIAHVQFDPFDSPWKPASAPRPASEAGQGAPQPAPFQPAPKFDDIEDLRAAVDAHERAILEHALGKHRWNQRQTAKALGLTYDQLRHCIKKHELTQ; this comes from the coding sequence ATGGAGCGCGATAACCAGTTTATCGGTCAGTCGGGGGCGTTTCTGGACGCCGTGGAACGCGCGAGCCGCGCGGCGCCGATGCGCCGGCCCGTGCTCGTGATCGGCGAGCGGGGCACCGGCAAGGAACTCATCGCCGAACGCCTCCATCGCCTCTCGACCCGCTGGGACGAACCGCTCGTCACGATGAACTGCGCCGCTTTGCCCGAGACGCTGATCGAGGCCGAATTGTTCGGCCACGAGGCCGGGGCTTTCACCGGTGCTACCAAAGCGCGCGAAGGCCGGTTCGAGGAAGCCGACAAAGGCACCTTGTTTCTCGACGAACTGGCGACCTTGTCGATGGGCGCACAGGAACGTCTGCTCAGGGCCGTCGAATATGGCGAGGTCACCCGCATCGGCTCCTCGCGCCCGATCCGCGTCGACGTCCGCATCGTCGCGGCGACCAATGAGGATTTGCCCCGGCTCGCTGCCGAGGGGCGCTTCCGGCTCGACCTGCTCGACCGTCTGAGCTTCGAGGTTATCACCCTGCCGCCGCTGCGGGTGCGCGAAGGCGACATCGCGGTGCTGGCCGACTATTTCGGACGCCGCATGGCCGCCGAGCTCGGCTGGCCCGCCTGGCCCGGCTATTCCGAGCACATCCAGCACGGGCTCGAGAACCATCCCTGGCCGGGCAATGTGCGTGAATTGCGCAATGTCGTCGAACGCGCGGTCTACCGCTGGGACGATTGGAGCGAACCGATCGCCCACGTCCAGTTCGATCCGTTCGACAGCCCGTGGAAACCCGCCTCTGCCCCCAGGCCGGCTTCAGAGGCCGGGCAGGGCGCTCCGCAACCCGCGCCATTCCAGCCCGCGCCCAAGTTCGACGACATCGAGGATCTGCGCGCGGCGGTGGATGCCCACGAGAGGGCGATCCTCGAACACGCGCTCGGCAAGCACCGCTGGAACCAGCGCCAGACCGCCAAGGCGCTGGGGCTGACCTATGATCAGCTGAGGCATTGCATCAAGAAGCATGAGTTGACGCAGTAA
- the rimP gene encoding ribosome maturation protein RimP: protein MADIARLIEVIEPEAVALGFELVRVKIIGAEAGDGEPALQIMAEDPATGQLVIEQCAELSRRVSDIIDALEESGEVLVEGTYRLEVSSPGIDRPLTRPKDFANWAGHEVRIALADAVTGEDGKPRKTVKGDLIGIEGDMVAVQDSKVGRISFPFDQILSAKLVLTDRLIAATRPLDTTGADEILEEEEG from the coding sequence GTGGCCGATATCGCGCGCCTTATCGAAGTGATCGAACCCGAGGCTGTGGCCCTGGGCTTCGAACTCGTGCGGGTGAAGATCATCGGGGCCGAGGCTGGCGACGGCGAGCCGGCGCTGCAGATCATGGCGGAAGATCCGGCCACCGGGCAGCTCGTGATCGAACAATGTGCCGAGCTTTCACGGCGGGTTTCTGATATTATCGACGCGCTGGAAGAATCGGGCGAAGTGCTCGTCGAAGGCACCTACCGCCTCGAGGTTTCCTCGCCCGGGATCGACCGGCCGCTTACGCGGCCCAAGGATTTCGCGAACTGGGCCGGGCACGAAGTGCGGATCGCACTCGCCGATGCGGTCACCGGCGAAGACGGCAAGCCGCGCAAGACCGTAAAGGGCGACCTTATCGGCATCGAGGGCGATATGGTCGCCGTGCAGGATTCCAAGGTCGGGCGGATTTCTTTCCCGTTCGATCAGATACTTTCGGCGAAGCTGGTCTTGACCGACCGGCTGATCGCCGCCACCCGCCCGCTTGATACGACGGGCGCCGACGAGATTCTCGAAGAAGAGGAAGGCTGA